A window of Macaca mulatta isolate MMU2019108-1 chromosome 7, T2T-MMU8v2.0, whole genome shotgun sequence genomic DNA:
agaccgcaccactgcatttcagcctgggtgacagagtgagactccttctcaagaaaagagagaaatgccATACACCCTAGAGTTAAACAGTATATAGCCAATCACTAAATGATGTTATATCtctaaaccaatgagaattcctgacaaacaacttctttttcttttttttttttttttgagacggagtctggctctgttgtccaggctggagtgcaatggtacagtgttggtgtggtcttggctcactgcaacctctgccttccagattcaagctattctcctgcctcagcctcccaagtatctgggattacaggcgcccactaccacgccctgctaatttttgtttgtttgtttgtttgttttttagatggagtttcactctgtcgcccagactggagtgtagtggtgtgatctcagctcactgcaacctccgcctcccaggttggagcaattctcctgcctcagcctcccaagtagctaggactacaggagtgggccaccacatccagctaatttttgtatttttagtagagaccgggtttcatcgtgttagccaggatgttctcgatctcctgacctcatgatccacccgcctcagcctcctgaagtgattacaggcgtgagccactgcacccggccttttttttttttttttttttcttcttctttttgcgacagggtctcactgttgcccaggctggagtggagtggtgccatcacagttcactgcagtcttgaactacCCGGGTCAgacgatcctctcacctcagcctgcctagtaactgggattacacgtgtaccaccatgcccagctaatatgtgtgtgtgtgtgtgtgtgtgtgtgtattttttgttgatatggggtctccctatgttacgcaggctagtcttgaactcctgggctcaagtgatcccacctcagcttcctaaagtgctgggattacaggtgtaagccaccatgcccggcctctgaCAAACAACTTTTATAATGTtgattgaaaagtaaaataacagcATTAGAACTTAGAGAAATCATAGttagatttattctgagccaagtTTCAGGACTTAAGCTGAGGAACACAGACTCCACATAGACCAAGAATATGTCGTGAAGGAGGTTCAGTGAGGCACCATTTTCTAACGGGGATACGTGTGGCACAAAAGGTGGGAGAAGCAGTTGGGGAAGCAGCAGTTACATTCTTAAGATTCTCATTGCTGTTCAGTGAGGCTGTAGCTAAGCTAAGATGACTATGAGGTGGGGACAAAGGTTAGGCGTTTTAGGGTCTGATAGAGGATCATTCATTCTACTCTGTTCTACATCTGAAAACACTGATAAACAGGTTTATGACCAGTACCTGTCAGTGAAATACATAATCAACTCCAGTTACACAGGCAAGAGGTCAGCTTTAGTTTATaggccttgttttttgtttgtttttgagacggagtctcactctatgacccaggctggaatgctgtggcgcgatctcggctcactgcaaccttcaccttccgggttcaagcgattctcctgtgtcagcctcccaagcagctgggatcacaggcgcccaccaccacatctggctaagttttatatttttagtagagatgggatttcatcctgttggccaggctggtctgaaactcctgacctcaagcaatctgtccacctctgagtcccaaagtgctgggattctaggtgtgagccacggcacccagcccaaAGGCTTTTTATCGATAGTAAAAAGATTACTTTTATTATAatgtttgggaggccgagagaggtggatcacctgaggtcaggagtttgaaaccagcctggccaacatggtgaaacccgcctttactaaaaatacaaaaattagatgggtgtggtggtgggtgcctgtaatcctagctacttgggaggctaaggcaggagaattgcttgaactcaggaggcagaagttgcagtgagccgagattgtgccactgcattccggcctgggcgacacagtgaggctctgtctcaaaaaaaaaaaccaacatgtAAACTGCCAAACCagtgtgatttcttcttttctcaaggaaaacatttagtttttatttttacttaaaataatttttttaggccgggcacattggctcactcctgtaatctcagcactttgggaggccgaggcagatggatcatctgaggttgggagttggaaaccagcctgaccaacatggagaagccctgtctgtactaaacatacgaaattagctgggtgtggtggcacatgcctgtaatcccagctactcaggaaggctgaggcaggagaatcacttgaacccgggggcagaggttgcggtgagccgagatcgcgccattgcactctagcctgggtaataagagcgaaactccgtctcaaaaagaaaaaaaaattttttttagaggccaggctcagtggttcatgcctgtaatcgcagcactttgggaggccgaggcaggcggatcatccgaggtcgggagttggagaccagaccagccaacatggtaaaaccctgcctctactaaaaatacaaaaaattagctgggcgaggtggcatgcgcctgtagtcccagctacttgggaggctgagatatgagaattgcttcaacccaggaggtggaggttgcagtgacccaagttgtaccactgcactccaacctgggcgacacagtgagatgctgtctcaaaaaaaaaaaaaaaaaaaaaaaagtgttttagggacagaatcttgttctgatGCCCAGAGCTgcagtgcattggtgtgatcatagctcaatggcagcctcaaacttctgggcttaagccatcttcCCATcccagccttcctgagtagctgagactgcaggtatGCACTActacacctgcctaattttttgtagagctggaatcttgctctgttgcccaggctggtttcaaacttctggcctcaagcagtcttcccacctgggtctcccaaagtgctgggattacaagtgtgagccaccatgcctggcaaaacattttgttttttagttccATACTGAAGTCCATGAGTGTTCAattatttgtttcaatttttgtCTCAGTTTTATGGTGATATTACCACAGAATATTGAGTTTACTCAATTTCCTCCctaatatagaaaaattagatgATTCTCTGCCTGgtgtaaaaaaaaacaaatagatcaGCTGCCAGTTATTCTTGGGCATTTTTTCTCTGCATTAGCTTCAGGGTGTCAAGATAGACTGTTGATTAAGCCTACTGACAGGAGTATTTGCACACTTGTTTGGAGATTTAtcaaaaataagatatattttgaCACAGACTTCTTGCTCCCCCCGCTCCCCTTTTGGCaacatccactttttttttttttttttttgagacagaatcttgctctgtcaccctagctggagtgtagtgatgccatcttagttcactgccacctctgcctcctgggttcaaggaatcttcctgccttagcctcccgggacattgctgggactacaggcgtgggctaCCACACCCGgttactttttgcatttttagtagagacggggttttgccacattggccaggttggtctcaaactcctggcctcaagtgatctgcccgccttggcctcccaaagtgctaggattacaggaatgagccaccacacctggcccatccacttgtttttgctttatttcaatACTTATTACTATTCTGATTATCAGTAAAATTTCTGCTAGGAACACCAGTGGATTTACCTTATCTCCCCTGACTTGTTTCCACGGGACCTCCCATTGCCACTTGATTTTGAGGATTGAAGATAAACTGGGGGAGAATTATCTAGCAGCAAAATACTGCTAATGTgcttaattattttcttgttttccaacATATATTTTATGTCAAATTCTGTGTTCAAATCTAAATACACCCGTCTTGTCAAAGTCAGTCTCCAACTTCCAAATTCCTTAATTTGCCCCATTAATAATCATAACTCCTATTAGacccatattttatttatctaatattttttgtttttgtttttgttttgagatggagtttcatttttgtcgcccaggctggagtacaatggtgtgatcttggctcactgcaacctctgcctcctgggttcaagcgattctcctgcctcagcctctcgagtagctgggattacaggtgcacaccaccacgctggctaatttttgtatatttagtagagacggggtttcaccatgttggccaggctggtctcgaactcctgacctcaagtgatccacctgcttcagcctcccaaggtgctaggattacaggcgtgagccaccgagcccagcctatTTCTCTAAATATTAAAAGCATCCTTTCTTGCCCTGGATTTCAAAAAGCCATCAGTACCATCATGAGAAGTTCCTCCGCCACACTCATATTGTCAGGTACCTGCTCAGCATATATTACACTTCTCTCTTTTAGGAGAATTGCTGATTTTATTGCCCCTCCCCCTGCAGCTGTGGGTTCCGGGGAATGCTAACTCCACTCTGATCCCAGGGGCAATGGTGGCAATCTCCATTTGGTTTAAGCCAATTTCAACATTCCATGACAGGAGAAAATATGTGACTTAGACCTTTCTTAGAAATCTGAATCTTCTCCCTCCTACTCAATATGAGCAAAAAAGGATGAGGCCACAATTAGCTGACAGCCACCTTATGATGTTATTAATggcagagaagacagaaagaagaggTTCCTGGTGTCATCATCATTTAGCCATTGGATCAATCAAATGTTAAGCCACACCTACTCTTGATTTTCCATCcaataaatttacttttcttttttgtgtttaattaaaaagttaaaaaaaaattaaggaggccgggcacggtggctcacgcctgtaatcccagcactttgggaggccgagacgggcggatcacgaggtcaggagatcgagactatcctggctaacccggtgaaaccccgtctctactaaaaaatacaaaaaactagccgggcgaggtggcgggcgcctgtagtcccagctactcgggaggctgaggcaggagaatggcgtaaacccgcgaggcggagcttgcagtgagctgagatccggccactgcactccagcctgggtgacagagcgagactccgtctcaaaaaaaaaaaaaaaaaaaaattaaggaacagGAACATGAACCCTGGGCCCTCAGATTAAAAGTCCGATGCtcaggggccaggcgcggtggctcacgcctgtaatcccagcactttgggaggccgaggcgggcggatcacgaggtcaggagatcaagaccatcttggctaacatggtgaaaccccgtctctactaaaaaatacaaaaaactagccgggcacggtggcgggcgcctgtagtcccagcagctactcgggaggctgaggcaggagaatggcgtgaacccgggaggcggagcttgcagtgagccgggatcgcgccaccgcactccagcctgggcgacaaagtgagactccttctcaaaaaaaattaataaataaaaaataaaagtccgATGCTCTACCAACTGAGCTATCTGGGtggtttacttatttttttttacatcttatattttaaagcagttttaggttcatagcaaaattgagcagaaggtagAGATTTCCCATACACTCCCTGTGCCCCCCAAGACATGCATAGTTCCCTCACCTCCACTATGAACATCCCCCACCAGAATGGTCCACCTGTTACAACTGATTAACCATCACTGACATATCATTATCACCCCAAATCTCTAGTTTGCTttaaggttcactcttggtgATTGTTCTACATCTATAGTTTTGGACAAACatataatgacatatatccaccattatagtatcatatagaatagtttcactgccctcaAAATTGTCTGTGTTCCAactattcatccctcccttcccacaacccctggcaactacttatctttttactatctccaatagttttgcttgcttgcttgcttttttcctttctttctctttctttcccttccttccctcttttttctctctttccctgtctttgtttctctttcttttctttctctttccttcctccttccttcctttttctttccttcttttctcttttcttttctttctttttccttccttcctttcttctctttccttttctttctttctttttttttttttttgagacagagtttcgctctgtcacccaggctggagtgcagtggtgtgtgatctcagctcactgcaacctctgcctgccaggttcaagcaattctcctgccttagcctcccctgtagctgagaccacaggtgtgcaccatcacgccccgctcatttttgtatttttagtagagacagggtttcaccatgttggccaggctggtcttgatctcctgacctcaagtgatctgcccgcctcagcctcccaaactgctgggattacaggcatgagccactgtgcccggcctatattatatttcattaaaaagctttttaaataaactgacatggagggccaggcacggtaggtagctcacacctacagtcctagcactttgagattacagaggcgggaggatagattgtgctcaggagtttgagaccagcctgggaatcATGGTGACACCTcctctctaaaaataaacatttaaaaattagcgcCGCATTGGTGGCGCGCTGTCTGTAGTCACAGATACTCcaaaagctgagacaggaggatcagttgagcctgggaggtcgaggctgcagtgacccgagatcgagCCACCGCtttgcagcctggatgacagcgaccctgtctcaaataaaaacaacaacaacaacaaaaagcaggcagggcgcagcggctcacgcctgtaatccctagcactttgggaggctgaggcgggaagatcagttgaagtcaggagttcaagaccagcctggccaacatggtgtaacgccgtctctgccaaaaatacaaaaataagccgggcgtggtggcgcgtgcctgtaatcccagctactcaggaggctgaggcaggaaaatagcctgaacccgggaggcagaggttgcagtgagccgaagcgccactgcactccagcctgggcgacagagtgagactcccgtttcaaaaaaaaaaaaagttaaaaacaaacaaaaccttccaTGGAACCCATGAAAGGCTGGAATTTGGCTTGATCTCATTCGCCTCTGGTTTCACCACAAATCGATCAACCAACAACTTTCATTCCAACAACCGAGGGTGCTGTGAGGCAGAGAGGCTTTCTAAGGGGTGGGTTGGGCGCCACACCTTGCGCGCCCCGGGGCCCGAGGAGACGATCCTGGAGAAGAGCCTGGCTACTTTTGCCTCAGACGAGTCTGGAGCGCCGGGTTAACCGGTCTGAAGTCCCAAGCGCTTTCTGGGACTGCTCAGCCAGCCACCGGCAGGTCCCGGCACCAAGGGACGCCAGACGCCCTCTGGACATTCGGCGCGCTTGCCACGATCTTGGACAGGCCTCGGGCCTCGACCTTTGGATTCCCCGCTCCGGCTCCAAGATGTCAGCAACGCTGATCCTGGAGCCCCCGGGCCGCTGCTGCTGGAACGAGCCGGTGCGCATTGCAGTGCGCGGCCTGGCCCCGGAGCAGCGGGTCACGCTGCGCGCGTCCCTGCGCGACGAGAAGGGCGCGCTCTTCCGGGCCCACGCGCGCTACTGCGCCGACGCCCGCGGCGAACTGGACCTGGAGCACGCGCCCGCACTGGGCGGCAGCTTCGCGGGACTCGAGCCCATGGGGCTGCTCTGGGCCCTGGAACCCGAGAAGCCTTTTTGGCGCTTCCTGAAGCGGGACGTAGAGATTCCCTTTGTCGTGGAGTTGGAGGTACTGGACGGCCACGACCCCGAACCCGGACGGCTGCTGTGCCAGGCGCGGCACGAGCGCCTCTTCCTCCCGCCGGGGGTGCGGCGCGAGTCGGTGCGCGCGGGCCGGGTGCGCGCCACGCTCTTCCTGCCGCCAGGTGAGCTGGGATGCTGGCGGGAGATGTGAGCGTCGGTGGCCTGAGTCTCCGTTGCTTTCTTTCCAGGGCTGATTTAGCACTGATTTGGTTTCGGAGCAAGGTCAGAGAAGCTAGCATTGACTATGTCGGTGGCCACTCTACCAAAATAGAGGATTTGGtactgggcgtggtgtctcacgcctgtaatcccagcactttggaggccgagatgggcggatcacttgagatcaggagttcgagaccagcctggccaacatggtgaaaccccgactctactgaaaatacaaaaattagtacggcatggtggcacacgcctgtagtcccagccactggggaggctgaggcacgagaatcacttgaacctgagagacagaggttgcagtgagccgagatcgcaccactgcactccagcctgggtgacagagccagactctcacaaaaaaaaagaagagaaaaaagaaaaaaaagaattttttgttAGGCTGGGTACTACGGCTTTTACTTGCATTATATTGGTCTCTATAATATTCCAATGAAGTTGGTATTGTTATTCTGCATTTGAAAAAGCGGTTCAGGTCGTCAGGTACATTATCCACTTTGCTATTAATCACTACCCTACAGATCTCTACAGGCATCAGCCTGACTTGTCTAAGGCAGAATGATGACAGTGAATGAGGCTATTACCAATGTCGCCTTCTTTAGTGTTCTAGGCACACTGAGTCTCTTCTCCACTTCTTCATGTCCTGCTTTATCACAGGTCATACTTCAGACTCCACTGCCTTTCTCACCTAAAACCATCtctgggtatttctttttctttcctccctttctacATAGACATCTGAAATATCAGTACACTAAAAACCAGAGGGCTGATGCAACAGAACATAAAATTTCGtttcaattgttttcttttcttttctttcttttttttcctgagacagtgtctgtctctgttgcccaggctggagtgcagtggtgcggtcatagctcactgcagcctcgacctccaggactcaagtgatcctccctccattgcctcccaagtaggcaggactacaggcatgcaccaccatactcgactaattttttttttcttaaaaagggtctcactacattgtccaggctggtcttgaaatcctggcctcaagcgatcctcctgccttggcctcctaaagtgctgagattacaagcatgaaccactgtgtccagccaggaAAGCACATTTTGTAAATTGTATAATGGCTTACATCTATAATATTTTGTTCTCTAGGACCTGGACCCTTCCCAGGGATCATTGACATCTTTGGTATTGGAGGGGGCCTGTTGGAATATCGAGCCAGCCTCCTTGCTGGCCATGGCTTTGCTACGTTGGCTCTAGCTTATTATAACTTTGAAGATCTCCCCAAGAACATGGACAACATATCCCTGGAGTACTTCGAAGAAGCCCTGTGCTACATGCTTCAACATCCCCAGGTTCTCCTCATGTCATTTATTTAATCAGTCTTTCTAGAAATATCTCCATAGAGAGTATAACCTGTACCACGTGCAGAAATGCTGCTCTGTTCTCTTTCACAAAGATTTCTTCTGGAGACTTCCTTGGCTTAAGGTGCCTATTTCCACTTTTTCTGTCAGATGAATTTGTGGTATAGAATTAATTGTAAAATCCACATGAGATTTTATTtagtaatattaaatattatctgTATATTGCAAATTGAATTTCTAATCCATTGTCTTTGcatgcttgtttttttgtttgtttgtttgtttttgagatcgagtctcgctctgtcacccagactggagtgcagtagccggatctcagctcactgcaagctccacgtcccaggtttacgctattctcctgcctcagcctcccgagtagctgggactacaggcgcccgccacctcgcccggctagttttttgtattttttagtagagacggggtttcaccgtgttagccaggatggtcttgatctcctgacctcatgatcggcccatctcggcctcccaaagtgctgggattacaggcttgagccaccgcacctggccgcatgcttgttttttaattttaatttcctgaTGTCAGAGTATGTTCTCAGATTTTGGTCAGAACTTGTCCACCCCTTTCAGAAGCCAAGAATGAACTTAATTACTTACTCTGAAGTCTGGCTTTGTAATCATTTGATAAATGACTCACATCTTGGAACAGAACTTGGTTCCACACTATTGGATGCATTGCCACATGAAGACTTCAGTCAGACCTACCTGAATGTGGTCCTGAACTTGATGGGCTCCGTGGCTCAGCATTCTCTAGCGGATAATTCTCTGAAATGTTTATAAATCAGTTTCCAAGGTTTTCAGTGATTTTAAGATTTGTTTACCATGTGTTCAGCCAGATAGTCTGCACATGAGAAGAAACTCACTTGTCAGCTGAGGTTGATTTTCTTGTGGATGATTCCCAGATTAAAGCTAGCAGCATCTCTGTTTGCATTTTAGGAAAATGTTTTTGAAttggataagttttttttttttttttttttttttgagacggagtctcgctctgccgcccaggctggagtgcagtggccggatctcagctcactgcaagctccacctcccgggttcccgccattctcctgcctcagcctccccagtagctgggactacaggcacccgccacctcgcccggctagttttttttgtatttttttagtagagacggggtttcaccatgttagccaggatggtctcgatctcccgacctcgtgatccgcccgtctcggcctcccaaagtgctgggattacaggcttgagccaccgcgcccggcctttttttttttttttttaaaagacagagtctcgctctgtcacccgagctggagcgcactggcgcgatctcagctcactgcaacctctgcctctcaggctcaagcaattctcctgcctcagcctcctgggtaactgggattagaggtgtatgccaccacactctgctaatttttttttttttttttttttttttgtatttttaatagagacagggttctaccatgttggccaggctgttctcaaactcctgacctcaagtgatccgcccacctccgcctcccaaggtgttgggattacaggtgtgagccaccgcgcccagtctggATAAGTTATTGACtcgattcttctctcttcttttcttccaggTAAAAGGCCCAGGCATTGGGCTTTTGGGCATTTCTTTAGGAGCTGATATTTGTCTCTCAATGGCCTCATTCTTGAAGAATGTCTCAGCCACGGTTTCCATCAATGGATCTGGGATCAGTGGGAACAAAGCCATCAACTATAAGCTCAGTAGCATTCCACCATTGGGCTATGACCTGAGGAGAATCAAGGTAGCTTTCTCGGGCCTCATGGACATCGTGGATATAAGGAATGATCTCGTAGGAGGGTATGAGAACTCCAGCATGATTCCAGTAGAGAAGGCCCAGGGGCCCATCCTGCTCATCGTCGGTCAGGATGACCATAACTGGAGGAGTGAGTTGTATGCCCAAAAAGTCTCTGAACGGTTACAGGcccatggaaaggaaaaaccccAGATCATCTGTTACCCTGGGACTGGGCATTACATCGAGCCTCCTTACTTCCCCCTGTGCCCAGCTTCCCTTCACGAATTAGTAAACAAACATGTGATGTGGGGTGGGGAGCCCACGGCTCATTCTAAGGCCCAGGTAGATGCCTGGAAGCAGATTCTAGCCTTCTTCTGCAAACACCTGGGAGGTACCCAGAAAACAGCTTTCCCTAAATTGTAATGCATTTGTCTATTGTTGACATGAGAGATTCAAGATCAGGTTCTAGTGTTCAGTAACCCTATGTGAATCAGCTGTCTCCTGGATAACATTAAAGCCATGTCCTTGTCATTAGTGGTGTATTTTACGTAACTCTGTTGAATAAGCTTTGTCATTAGTTTTACTAATGTAACTTGCTTGTTGTAGAAGATTAAGAGGCATATGACACATATAAGTGAAAAGCATTCCCACCAGTTAACATTTGTGTTTCCTTCTAGATTTCTTTTAGTTAATGTTTTAAGTCATAGGTGAGCTTTAAAGCTGGTGACTTTTTCCATCACTGTGAAAGAATGGTCACCTAATGTTTGCTGTTCAACCTTCAGTAGCAGGGTAGAATTTTCTTTGGCCAGAAACATACAGAGGGGTGTTAATATGAGGAAAGGCAGCTGACCTTTTCATTATAAAGGTCGGAGAAGAATCCTTTGACAGGAGGAGATGAGACCTGTCTCTAGAATAGTTAAGTCTATACTCTCTTCCAAGGGTGAATGACTACGATCTATTTTCCCTCTCACTTCCTTTTTCTAAGAGCAGACCTTGGGGcagagtacagtggctcacacctataatcccagtactttgggaagtcaaagggggcagatcgcttgagctcaggatttcatgaccagcctaggcaacatggcaaaacccaatccctacaaaaattagccaaacatggtgcacacctgtagtcccagctactcgagagactgaggtggtaggattgcttgagcccaggaggtcaagtttggtgcagtgagccgtgattgcatctctgtactctagcctgggcaacagagtgagaccttgtttcaaaaaaatagacCTTGGAAAATCATACTGCGGTAATCCTGGAGGAATCATTCCTTTCTCTCCTTGATATCAACACTACgtagcatttattattattattattattttttgagacaaaatcactctgttgcccaggctggagtgcagtgacacgatctcagctcactgcaacctctgcctcctgggttcaagcaattctcctgcctcatcctcctgagtagctgggactacaggcatatgccaccatgcctggctaatttttgtatttttagtagagatggggtttcactatgctggccgggctggtctctaactcctgacctcaagtgatccacctgcctcagtctcccaaattactgggattacaggcatgagccactcgcCCGGCTTACCTAGCATTTATTAATATAAGtgtatttgaaaagataatgacTGAGAAATTTCCAAAACTGATATAAAAGACATTCAAGAAGAACTGTAAATGCCGGgcagaataaatacaaagaaaaaccaTGCTTATCACAGTAAAACTGTTTatggtaattttattatttatttatttattattattattttttgagacggagtctcgctctgtcgcccaggctggagtgcagtggcacaatctcggctcactgcaagctccgcctcccgggttcatgccattctcctgcctctgcctcccgagtagctggtggcacccgccaccacgcccggctaattttttgtatttttagtagagacagggttttgccatgttagccaggatggtctcgatctcctgacctcgtgatctgcccgcctgggcatcccaaagtgctgggattaca
This region includes:
- the ACOT4 gene encoding peroxisomal succinyl-coenzyme A thioesterase, with translation MSATLILEPPGRCCWNEPVRIAVRGLAPEQRVTLRASLRDEKGALFRAHARYCADARGELDLEHAPALGGSFAGLEPMGLLWALEPEKPFWRFLKRDVEIPFVVELEVLDGHDPEPGRLLCQARHERLFLPPGVRRESVRAGRVRATLFLPPGPGPFPGIIDIFGIGGGLLEYRASLLAGHGFATLALAYYNFEDLPKNMDNISLEYFEEALCYMLQHPQVKGPGIGLLGISLGADICLSMASFLKNVSATVSINGSGISGNKAINYKLSSIPPLGYDLRRIKVAFSGLMDIVDIRNDLVGGYENSSMIPVEKAQGPILLIVGQDDHNWRSELYAQKVSERLQAHGKEKPQIICYPGTGHYIEPPYFPLCPASLHELVNKHVMWGGEPTAHSKAQVDAWKQILAFFCKHLGGTQKTAFPKL